The Flavobacterium psychrotrophum region GCAGGATATTGCGACCAACACTGAGACAAGGGCCTATATTATGAGCATGTACCATTATCTGCAAATAGCCTACCCGCAGTTCCTGGTTGTAGATAATGACGGATGGCGCCATATATCCTATGAGGGCCGCCTAAAGTCTGACCTGCTTACAGTCCATATTTACACAGCTGAATTTGAACGGTGGTCGCAGCTCCTCAACGAACTTGAAAGCGGCAATATGGATACGGTAGCTGCATTTCCACTAACCGTTGGTGACCCATTCTTTTTCAGGAAACAGGTGCCTCTTGTAATTAGTGAGTGGGGCGGTTTCGGATTTGCAGATTATGGTGGCCCAC contains the following coding sequences:
- a CDS encoding glycoside hydrolase family 2 TIM barrel-domain containing protein, whose amino-acid sequence is MLDLIGTHPSVVIWSLYNEDWGAQDIATNTETRAYIMSMYHYLQIAYPQFLVVDNDGWRHISYEGRLKSDLLTVHIYTAEFERWSQLLNELESGNMDTVAAFPLTVGDPFFFRKQVPLVISEWGGFGFADYGGPQDDQDRSSKIALYKKELSKHAIAGDVYTQATNIEDEKNGPIDFASGELNVPENLLGSKNHF